The following proteins come from a genomic window of Anopheles ziemanni chromosome 3, idAnoZiCoDA_A2_x.2, whole genome shotgun sequence:
- the LOC131288165 gene encoding histidine-rich glycoprotein-like: protein MKFVALSAIGVVLLALQLTSAAPAEEVKPSEQLPSKADLVKPVTQVEQLPVAAVKTETEALAPETAQESEQDAVLAGAAEVSSFVEETAAEDEVALESSELDSSFRSKRSVACTEVVGDDGVTRTVCAPDQEAESSVMSERSYGGHHGGHGYGHEQKGHEAHGYGHGGHEHKGHEAHGYGHGGHEHKGYGHEMHGHGGHEHKGYGHEHKGYGHEHKGHEHKGYGHEHKGYGHGGGHEHKGYGHEHKGYGHEHKGYGHEHKGHEHKGYGHEHKGYGHGGGHEHKGYGHEHKGYGHEHKGYGHEHKGHEHKGYGHEHKGYGHEHKGHEHKGYGHEHKGYGHEHKGYGHEMHGHGGHEHKGYGHEHKGYGHEHKGYGHEMHGHGGHEHKGYGHGGGHEHKGYGHEHKGYGHGHGHEHKGYGHEAHGHHGGYGHHGGYEHKKSHAYRSATYSHPVSHGHAGGYGGHAEPVKCGANLLVGCAPSVAKVPCQPVHDHGHGHGGYGGHAAASELAYRFAEPHPFEQDE, encoded by the coding sequence ATGAAGTTCGTCGCATTGTCCGCGATTGGTGTGGTGTTGCTTGCGCTACAACTGACCAGCGCAGCTCCGGCGGAGGAAGTGAAACCAAGTGAGCAGCTACCGTCGAAAGCCGACCTAGTGAAACCAGTTACCCAGGTGGAGCAGCTTCCAGTGGCTGCCGTCAAGACGGAAACCGAGGCCCTAGCACCCGAGACGGCCCAGGAGAGCGAACAGGATGCGGTCCTTGCGGGTGCCGCCGAAGTGAGCAGCTTTGTGGAGGAAACCGCTGCCGAAGACGAGGTTGCTTTGGAAAGTAGTGAACTGGACTCGAGTTTCCGCAGCAAGCGATCGGTTGCGTGTACTGAGGTCGTTGGGGATGATGGCGTTACGCGCACGGTTTGCGCACCGGATCAGGAAGCGGAGAGCAGTGTGATGTCGGAGCGATCGTACGGTGGACACCACGGCGGCCATGGATACGGCCACGAGCAGAAGGGCCACGAGGCGCACGGTTACGGCCACGGAGGTCACGAGCACAAGGGTCACGAGGCGCACGGTTACGGCCACGGAGGCCACGAGCACAAGGGTTACGGACACGAGATGCACGGCCACGGAGGACACGAGCACAAGGGTTACGGACATGAACATAAGGGCTACGGACACGAGCATAAGGGCCACGAGCATAAGGGATACGGCCACGAACACAAGGGTTACGGACACGGTGGTGGTCACGAGCATAAGGGTTACGGTCACGAGCATAAGGGATACGGTCACGAGCATAAGGGATACGGACATGAGCATAAGGGCCACGAACATAAGGGCTACGGACATGAGCATAAGGGCTACGGACATGGCGGCGGTCATGAGCATAAGGGTTACGGACACGAGCACAAAGGATACGGACACGAGCATAAGGGCTACGGACACGAACATAAGGGCCACGAACATAAGGGATACGGCCACGAACATAAAGGCTATGGACACGAGCATAAAGGCCATGAGCATAAGGGGTACGGACACGAGCATAAGGGATACGGACACGAGCATAAGGGTTACGGACACGAGATGCACGGCCACGGAGGACACGAGCACAAGGGTTACGGACACGAGCATAAGGGATACGGACACGAGCATAAGGGTTACGGACACGAGATGCACGGCCACGGAGGACACGAGCACAAGGGCTACGGACACGGTGGAGGCCACGAGCATAAGGGCTACGGTCACGAGCATAAGGGATACGGACACGGACACGGCCACGAGCACAAGGGCTACGGCCATGAGGCACATGGCCACCACGGAGGTTACGGCCATCACGGCGGCTACGAGCACAAGAAGTCCCACGCTTACCGGTCGGCCACCTATTCGCACCCAGTTTCCCATGGCCACGCCGGAGGATACGGCGGCCACGCTGAGCCAGTGAAGTGTGGAGCGAACTTGCTCGTCGGATGCGCACCGTCGGTCGCGAAGGTTCCTTGCCAGCCGGTGCACGACCACGGACACGGACATGGTGGCTACGGTGGACATGCGGCCGCCTCGGAGCTGGCCTACCGGTTCGCCGAGCCGCATCCTTTCGAACAGGATGAATAG